The following coding sequences lie in one Apus apus isolate bApuApu2 chromosome 16, bApuApu2.pri.cur, whole genome shotgun sequence genomic window:
- the HIC2 gene encoding hypermethylated in cancer 2 protein has protein sequence MELPNHAKQLLLQLNQQRAKGFLCDVIIVVENALFRAHKNILAASSMYFKSLVLHDNLINLDTDMVNPTVFRQILDFIYTGKLLTTDQPGEQNFNALLTAASYLQLPDLAALCRKKLKRNGKSFAGKAGGLGVGRSARSQRLSTASVIQARYSGSNEGLKGSHSKELSKGKLSDDEVFISSSNQENCHSLSRGASKNGAGGSSANGSTGDQELGLDLSKKSPSLPAAASHDDTQHSESQHGSPQSASAPAANSASSFDESGVGAPHSMADSSDPMEMDLSEECHHSLTEGSQRKGLRHSSRKKEWIKKDNAFDRKEGGKDRDEGEGLPNGILLGSLSKSVERSLAGAYGADLPYPCKEEVENGKENSDDSGQSESESGGHTSANYVYRQEGFEPVAYGDNLYVCIPCGKGFPSSEQLNAHVETHTEEDLYIKEEGTYGGKDEAEDLSNPNQSYAAESRPFKCSVCEKSYKDPATLRQHEKTHWLTRPFPCNICGKMFTQRGTMTRHMRSHLGLKPFACEECGMRFTRQYRLTEHMRVHSGEKPYECQLCGGKFTQQRNLISHLRMHTSPT, from the coding sequence ATGGAACTGCCAAATCATGCCAAACAACTGCTACTGCAGCTGAACCAGCAACGAGCCAAAGGTTTCCTCTGTGATGTGATCATTGTGGTAGAAAATGCCCTGTTCCGTGCCCATAAAAACAtcctggcagccagcagcatgTATTTCAAATCCCTTGTCCTGCATGACAACCTGATTAACTTAGACACGGACATGGTGAACCCCACTGTGTTCCGGCAGATCTTGGACTTTATTTATACTGGTAAGCTCTTAACGACTGACCAGCCTGGTGAACAGAACTTTAATGCTCTCCTCACCGCAGCAAGCTACCTCCAACTGCCTGACCTGGCAGctctctgcagaaagaagctGAAGCGGAACGGCAAGTCCTTTGCTGGCAAGGCCGGTGGCCTTGGTGTCGGGAGATCTGCCAGGAGTCAAAGACTTTCCACTGCTTCGGTCATCCAAGCTCGCTATTCAGGGTCAAATGAGGGGTTGAAGGGCTCACACTCAAAGGAGCTGTCAAAGGGAAAGCTCTCCGATGATGAGGTCTTCATCAGCAGCTCCAACCAAGAGAACTGTCACTCCTTAAGCAGGGGAGCCAGTAAGAATGGCGCCGGGGGCAGCAGTGCGAATGGGAGCACTGGCGACCAGGAGCTAGGCCTCGATCTGTCCAAAAAAAGCCCGtcactccctgctgcagcctcccatGATGACACGCAGCACAGCGAAAGCCAGCATGGCTCTCCCCAATCTGCCTCAGCCCCCGCAGCCAACAGTGCCTCATCGTTCGACGAGTCTGGAGTCGGAGCCCCTCACAGCATGGCAGACAGCAGTGACCCCATGGAGATGGATCTGAGCGAAGAGTGCCACCACTCGCTGACGGAAGGCAGCCAGCGCAAGGGCCTCCGGCATTCGTCCCGCAAGAAGGAGTGGATCAAGAAAGATAATGCCTTTGACCGAAAGGAGGGGGGCAAAGACAGGGACGAGGGCGAAGGGCTGCCCAATGGTATCCTGCTGGGGTCCTTGTCCAAGTCCGTGGAGCGGAGTCTGGCTGGGGCCTATGGTGCAGACCTACCCTACCCGTGTAAGGAAGAGGTGGAAAATGGTAAGGAGAACAGTGACGACAGTGGCCAGAGTGAGAGCGAGAGCGGCGGGCATACTAGTGCCAACTATGTCTACCGGCAGGAGGGGTTTGAGCCAGTGGCCTACGGTGACAACCTGTATGTCTGTATCCCCTGTGGCAAAGGCTtccccagctctgagcagctcaATGCCCATGTGGAGACGCACACCGAGGAAGACCTTTACATCAAGGAGGAAGGCACATACGGCGGCAAAGATGAAGCTGAGGATTTGTCAAACCCCAACCAGTCATACGCCGCGGAATCCAGACCCTTCAAGTGTTCAGTGTGTGAGAAGAGCTACAAGGATCCAGCCACGCTGCGGCAGCACGAGAAGACTCACTGGCTTACGCGGCCCTTCCCTTGCAACATCTGCGGCAAGATGTTCACACAGCGGGGCACCATGACACGGCACATGCGCAGCCACTTGGGGCTCAAGCCCTTTGCTTGCGAGGAATGCGGGATGCGCTTTACCCGGCAGTACCGACTGACAGAGCATATGCGTGTCCACTCAGGAGAAAAACCTTACGAATGTCAACTGTGTGGTGGGAAATTCACCCAGCAGCGCAACCTGATCAGCCACCTGCGAATGCATACCTCTCCCACATAA